The Lolium rigidum isolate FL_2022 chromosome 1, APGP_CSIRO_Lrig_0.1, whole genome shotgun sequence region cggatgataactctgaaggtggactttttaggcatagatgcggttggatggcggtctatgtactttgtcgtaatgcccaattaaatctcactatactcatcatgatatgtatgtgcattgtcatgctctctttatttgtcaattgcccaagctgtaatttgttcacccaacatgcttgttcgtcttatgggagagacacctctagtgagctgtggaccccggtccaattctctttcttgaaatacaatctcttgcaatacttgtttttcttgttttctctgcaaacaatcatcttccacacaatacggttaatcctttgttacagcaagccggtgagattgacaacctcaacttgtttcgttggggcaaagtagcttggttgtgttgtgcaggttccacgttggcgccggaatctccggtgttgcgccgcactacatcccgccgccatcaaccttcaacgtgcttcttggctcctcctggttcgataaaccttggtttctttctgagggaaaacttgctgctgtgcgcatcataccttcctcttggggttgcccaacgaacgtgtgaaatacacgccatcagttgccGTGCTGGGTTTCCTTATCTTCCATGTTGGTTGCCGTGCTGGGTTGCTTTCCTTTAATCACGCGTTGGAACCGTATAGAAAACCGGTTGCTTTCCTTTAATTAGCCATCCAAAGCCGGTTTTCTAGCGATCGATGGACAAACTTTGTTTGACGGACGAAAAATAAACCTGGTTTTCTTGACCTACTAACACCACCGAttcgtaacttattagtagagactagaaaaatacccgtgcgttgctacgggttataAAAGAACAATGTTGTAGTCCTGCGGTATTTGAATTCAAGCGTAGCAAATATTCAAAGAAATATGTATCATTCTGTACATATTAGTGCCTGATCATCAGATTAAATAACATTCTCTATTCATCCATAAAAAAGTGTCTTAACTTTATCAAAAACTTGTTGTatctatacatatatatataataagttTAGATACACTTAAATTATTTTGATAAAGTTGAAACATTCTTCTATGGATAGAGGACGGACAAAATCGCTAGCATGTCAGAAATAAACGAAGACATGCCTCAATCCAACAATCTTTGTAACTTTTTCTTTGTGCTTAGCAAGTGTTGGTCGGTAGCAACGGTATTATTTCTTGCATGAAATTAGAAGCACATAGGATATTCATAAAGAGATCAATCACCGTCAGAATCGTATGTGCTGCCATTTCATTTGAGGTATTTTTGTAGGTAAAAAGTGAAATCAATCTCTGCGCTTTCGGGCATAGCAACGACATTCATTTAATCCGCACTTCGGTGTTGTCCATGCGAGTCACTTGATGGCCATAGTCGTATGTACGTGAACTTCGGTTGATCTACATCACCCGACATGGTATCGGTGTATCGCTGCAGCTTATTGGTAATCCTCTCTTCAAGGGTCCACCGAATGCATCACCTTCCAGCGCAGCCGATGACCTATTTGACCTCCTCCACCGCATTGCCTCCGGCCGCGGTGACGAGAATCGACCTTTAACCACCGCAACCACGTTCTcacgcgcgcgccgccagctccatcGCCGGCTAGTCACCGACAACCTCTGACGCCACCAGATGTTACAGAGTTCGCTCCGACCACCGCGCTCCCGCGTGGCAGTGATGAAAATATGGTTAACAGCTCCGGCGCACACTGGCTGTCCGAACATGTGCCATGTACCCTCTCATCCACTGTGCACCCCGGCGGTGAACCACGTCGGCACATCTTCGAGGTCCGCTATGATGAAAGCGCCGCGCCCAGTCTGCCCAACTCGAGAGCAAAGCATGAAAGAAGTCGTCGGTCGCCTTGTGATGAAAGTGCTGAGCCCGATCAGCACCTCGGATTCTTGAGGGCAATTAAAAAAACTGGACATATTGTATCTTGGACTGCGCGTTGCTTCTATCTAATTAACCGGAaaacaaacctgaaaccaacccgGCTGGCAACATTTTGTTGCCGCCGTAGCTCGATTATGGAATTGGAGCGTTTCATCACTTTGAAAGGCATGTATGTCTAGCTCGCATCGCCGAATACTGAACCGTCGGGTCGTCTACGGATCGGCTGCACGGAGGCAACTTTTTGATGGAAGATTTTGTCCAGGCGATGGCCGTATGTACGCGCGGACAATGATGAAGCGACGCTACAGCACCGGCTACGGCGAGGAAGAGCGGGGAAGCTGCGGAGCTCACCGCGGGGCTATCGGCATAGATGTTCTTGCACAGGGACGTCCGATGATGGAGAGCTAGAAGGCGCCATGGTCACCATGACGGAAACTTGACGAAGACGGCGTCTCGCTCCAAGGCAGCTCCGGTTCCAGGAAGAAGGCGTGCAGGTCGAGGAAGTCATGGTGGCTCCATCCCCGGCCTTGGATGGTGATGAGGTCGACGGTGTCGTGCTCGGCGACGACGAACCTTTTGCTCCTCGCGATCTTTTCTGACCAAACTGAACCGTCCCGGAGATTTCTGTCGGCaacaaagaagaaagaaaggataTTTGGAGTAGGCGGCACCGGCCGACGCCGTAGAACATGCCATGCTCGCCCATCGATGTTCTCCCTCCCCTCCGGCTAGCATCTCTCCAGTGTTGCTCGTCCCGTCCACTCCAATCAAGCTCGCCCTCAACTCCCCCGGTGGCGCTCGACGACGACGCACGGGGTCTGAAGCTGCCGTGCGTGGGACAAACTCACGTTCCCTCCCTTCCTCCATGGGGCCTCCACGGCTCCACCGGCCGATCTCGACCGGCGCCGTCGCGGCCGGTCCCTGCCTCGTCACCGGCGGCCCTCTCCCGTGTTTACCGCCCAGAGCTCGTTCTAGCGGGGAGCGTCCATCATCGCCCGTCGACCTCGGCCTCCGTGGCATCCTCTGCTCTGACTTGCTCCACCCTGGCTCGCGCCGCCAAAGACACTCCGATATTTAAAGGCTTGGAAAAGGCAAGAAAAGATGGTAGGAAGATCTCTGAGATGAGATCGAGTACTACACGTTTGAAGGGATTACAAACGATCTCTGAGATGTAGCAATACGCGTCTTTTCGCCAGAGCGGTTCGTTTCCTTATCTTCCGTGTTGGTTGCCGTGCTGGGTTTCCTTATCTTCCGTGTTGGTTGCCGTGCTGGGTTGCTTTCCTTTAATCACGCGTTGGAACCGTATAGAAAACCGGTTGCTTTCCTTTAATTAGCCATCCAAAGCCGGTTTTCTAGCTATCGATGGACAAACTTTGTTTGACGGACGAAAAATAAACCTAGTTTTCTTGACCTACTAACACCACCGATTcataacttattagtagagatacCATCCAAAGTTTGTAAGCTAGAAAAATACCATTGAAAGGTTGCTCCGTTATTGCTTTTTACCAACACCCTAACCTTGGACGTTAACTCAGGAACCGATCAGCTTTGCAAAAAACGTGAATGGATCAGACCACAACACAACTAGCCCAgacctgagggcatctccagcgggacgACACATTTCTGATTTTTTACATTTTTGTCTGTTTGCGTATGTATCCTTCTCTAGCGGGGAGACGTATTCCGGGTTTTTTTGTCCGTTGCGTCAGCACAGACGCATTTGCTACCtgatggggcctaaggccacgtgggttgcctgaTTTCACGAATttgacgaagaacacggcgaagaactcgATGAACGCACGCAAAcatacaccaacccgatacaactcGGTTTGCTCTCAACGGCCCGAACCACCGTCCAGATAGAATCACTCAAGGGAAAGacgcgaggtagaatccccgagaaagAGATCGGTATGCAATCGATAGAATCAATAATGCAAAAGACCGAAGTAGAAACACACAAGCGAGAGATCGATCACATAAGAGGgtcttgatacaactcatagatttatttagatctaagagaggagggggtttccttAATCCATGGTGGAGGCATGGACGAGGCTTGCCTGTGCCGCGTCCGTGCGACCATCCGTGCGACGCGAGGCACGGACGGCCTCCAGTGATTTGCCTCCCGCACCTCTTTATCTCCAGCTTTccgtcacaaaaaaaaaaaaaaaaattccagaAATACGCAACCGTCGGTAACTCCGTATCCATCTACCCGGTGTGCTTCTCTTTCCTTCCGTATGTCTCCCCTGTGTGAACTCAAGCTGGGAAGAAGAAGCATCGGAAGTTGCGACGTCGAGACCTCTAGGTGCGCTCCCATTCATCGGGCCTCCAGGCACATTCCGTCGACGGATCTCGTCGCTCCGTAGCCTTGGAGTTAGAGCTGTGGAGCTTGGACCAAGATGAGGACGACCGAGCCTCTGTTCCTTCGCCGTCGGCCAGTTTCCGGCAACCGCGCCCCCTTGCAAATCAGGCCGGCGGTGGCCTGGGTGGTCTCGCGAGAAGGAAGGCCTCAATCGGAGTAAGCTCTGGTAACCGTCCCCGCGGCGACAACGAGGTGGATGAAGCCGGCCGCATCTCCGTTCCTCCGCCACAGACCATCCCACCATCCATGTCCGCGGCGAGGTGGATGGGTGAAGGTGCTCGTACCGGCTCCAAGTCTCACTCCCCCAAGCGCGTCGCCTCGTCTATGGGCAGAAGCAGCAGTGGGCTGCTGTGGGCAATCTCGTGAGCGGCAGTCTGCAATCAGCAGCGTCGTCCGCAAGAAAGCTGTCAGGCAACAGCTCGTGGACTCAGCATCATGCCCGGACACaggtaaatttctatttcttcttGTGTTAATCTAGAGGACATGAATTCCCCATAGTTGTGTGAGCGCATGTCATTATCCAATTCTGCAAAATTTTCTCTGTTTAAGGACTAGACAAAGCATGATGAATGCAAGTGTTCTGTGAGGATGAGATGTGGTTGTGGCCATATATACACACTGAATTTTTTACGACCGTAAATTGGGAGCATATTAGCTTACCTCATCAGTGCTGATTGGGAAATTGAGTTGTTCAGGGTACATTCAACTTTCAGTTGTACTGTTGTTGCTTTGGGCACTTGTTAAAGCACAATTGTATAACAAACGGGAATTTGAGTGAGATTGTCACATACTGTACAGACTGGTCTTAGCTATTCTTGACATGGAAAACACTCTTCTCACTAAAACAAGTTCTAGTAGTGCACAGTTCACAGTAGAGAGATTCTTATATAAATTACTTCAGCTTCGAAGTTACATGGGATAAAACTCTGAAAAAAATATTACGTTGGCTTTGGTTCATCGAAGAATGCTTGATTTGGTTTTTGTCATCAAACTAGGGGTAGAAGTCCCAATGGTCCCTTGTAGCAAGGGATCCAGGGCATAGTTCTGCGGTTGTGAATAGGTGTTCACGTTGTCCATACTTGTCAAGCATTCCATCCCATGCACTTATAAATTGATCTTCCTCCTCTATATCATAGATACAATGCTGAAAATCAGCATTGAACTTCTTATAATCTTTGACGACTCCACCAAGGTGCTTGCAAGCGTTTTGATTCATATGCCACACACATAGTCTATGTATAGTATATATTAGGACTTCACTGATCGCCTTCGCCATTGCTGCATCTTCATCGGTTAGAATTGTCCGTGGATGTTTTCCTGACATAACTTTCAAAAAAGTTCTAAAAAGCCAAGCAAAACTTTCTGCAGTTTCATCATACAGAAGTGCAGCATCAAAGACAACAGTTTTCTTGTGATTATTTACACCAACAATCAAACCAAATGGAGTCCATCGTCTAGTTTCCTGTATGTCATGTCAAAGCATATAACATCTCCAAACATCGCATAGTCCGAGACCATTTTGGAGTCGGCCCAAAAAATGTTGGTTATCAAATCATCCTCATCCACTTGAATTGAATAGAAGAAATTGACATCTTCCGATACCTTCTTCTCCATGTATTCTAACACTCCCCCGGTGTCACCTTCCTTTGCTTGTATCGTTCTCTTTGAGTACAAACGATTTTTCATATCTTCACGTGTACAACCAAGGTTTTCAATTCCACCTGCTTGCTTTGCCATCAGATCGATTGTTGCTTTATTGGAAATACCTACAGACTTTGCAACCTCTGCATTTTCTATTTGCGCTTCTGTTACTTTTCTCTGGGATCTCAGAAAGTGGGCCATGGTTCCAAGAGCAAGAATATGGTTATGTGACGCCTCATATTCATACACATCATAATATCCATTTCTGAGGCTTATCTTCATACGGGCGGTACATCCACATCGTGTTTCAGGCCTGCTGTAACTGAATGTGTCCTCTCTTTTATCATCACCACGATAGCCTATAAGTTGAAGTAATTTTCTTACTGCATGAAAATAACATTGCAATTATACAAAATGCATATAGCACATACCTTGACGAGAGCATGTAAATGTCCTTTGTTGCAtcgtagaggagttcttcattttATGGCCACTGCTTCTTCTAATGCTAAAGCCTATAGTTTCAGCATACTTGTTATAGAAAGAATAAGCTTCCTCTTCCgataaaaaatgcatgccaatTTTTGGTACCCTGCCATCTGTCGGATCTGCTGCATTTTCTTCGAAATCCTATATATCAAGGAATATTAAATCTAGTCAATACACCGATGTGACATTCTAAGTGTTGTTTCATGTCAGTATGTACATATAGTACTAGAGAAGCCATTATTTCGACAGAACATAGTTTAATTTAGATCCACACGGCAACAGAAAATTCACTGTCATGCGAACTCATAAATTTAGAATACCTATTTTCTAAAGTAATTATCATGTGCTCTTGTGAATGCAGATGTTCCTACAAATTTGCAAGGACTTCATTCTACATGTAGGCTGATCGCATGCCTGATGAAGGAAGGCAAAAGGAGTGGTAGGATTGGATCGGTTCAGAAAAATTGAAAATCTCGACTTTGATTCATCATGAAGAGTATGGCCAGATCTCTTACTGTCCGGTCGTGAGATTCATGGACATCATGCCCATGATTACTTGAAGAATCCATCGGCGACTGCTGCTGATTGCTGGGTAGGTCAATAGGAGTCTGTACAAAGTAAACTGTCACTGTTATTTGGAATTTGCCTGTGTTGGTTGATGCGTATCAGTCTCATGGTTCTCTTTGATTAGAGGGGATCGGATTTTGATGCGCACCTGGATGTGTTCCCGCGCGATGTGATTATTTATTACCTATTTGATGTTTAATTTTAATGCTTTCGCATGTATTATATATGGGTATAGGTATAGGAGAGAAGGAATAGATCCAAAGATACGGCCGGCGTTGTATTTGGCCTTGCTCTTTTTTTTACCAGAAAAATCGGATCGGGGGAGTGGGAGGCAAATCACTGGAGGCCGTCCGTGCCTCGCGTCGCACGGATGGTCGCACGGACGCGGCACAGGCAAGCCTCGTccgtggaggcataagccaagttctcactcaaattatgtcttacctaatgaagggggaggtgagagcttatatatagggagccactaaggaggggtagtttaggcatacaaatagCATAGTGGGAGGTTACATAGATTGAGCCCAAGTGTTGGATGCGCAGGTTAGACAGCGGATTGTCCGGCCTTAGTGGGGGCGGATAATTCGGCCTAGCAGTCGTGCTTCTTGCGCCTTCTCATCTTGGCGACCTCGGacgcttcttcttccttcttctctttcatGCCTCCGTGACATCGGTCTtcagtgtggttcttgtcgttgatgcacatgatgaagcgaagaccgtacGTTGGCTGCATCActacccaaatatgcgtcaggtttgcgtctgggCGGATAGACTGCGTGACCGCTTATCATCTGCATGCGTCCGGCTCTCTGCCAAAACTGTCCCATACATCAGTCACTCATTTCCCCACCTAGCTCACTTTTCTCTCTCATGTCTCTCTCTTCTTCACCTGTCTCTCTCTTCTTCACCTGTCTCTCCCCAAATCCTCCGACGAGATTCATCCACGCTCGCAGCATCCAAGCGACTACACACACGCTCCTCCTCCTGGGGCGGCGCCGGTGGTAGGCGATctccggtggtggcggtggtggcggtggtaggcGAGCTCCGGCGGCGGTACATGGTACAGGTCCTCGTCGACCGGTCGGACCACCCTGGTGGAGCTGGACGTGGAGCGCGACGACTTCTTGGACTTTCCACagcggcgagctccggcgacgGTACCCGGTGACACGCTTCGGTGGAGGCCTCGTAGGTGTTTTTCCCCTTGGCATCACGCACCGAGGCCGTGAAGGCCGTGCCATGCGCCAGGATGAGCCGCGCGacggcctcgtcgccccacctcgcCGCGAGGAGCGCCTTCACCGCGTCGCGGCATCCTCCCTCCGCTCCCAGCCGCAGAGGATTCGCCGTCCCTCCCCACCGCGTCGATGGATGTGAAAGAGCCAAAGAAGGAAGCATAGGAGGCGGATGAGCGGGGTGAAGCAGAAGCGGGCTTCCCAAGAAGCAGCTTCAGGAAATCGTTGTGCCATG contains the following coding sequences:
- the LOC124682754 gene encoding uncharacterized protein LOC124682754, which codes for MKPAASPFLRHRPSHHPCPRRGGWVKVLVPAPSLTPPSASPRLWAEAAVGCCGQSRERQSAISSVVRKKAVRQQLVDSASCPDTDVPTNLQGLHSTCRLIACLMKEGKRSGRIGSVQKN